One genomic region from Skermania piniformis encodes:
- a CDS encoding peroxidase family protein, with product MFASSLLGIQDIPQKALRRILARRSASPRGSALRQRAIVAACRIPRVRSAASKALITYYATATAPRPRPLSMVGDYASWVSLTDRSYSSRHLPPAPDNVTLPPESTVDALFERTEFAPSTDTSVTFMFFAQWFTDSFLRTDRSDFRKNTSNHGIDFCQIYGLNETKTRMLRAGVGGRLKSQLIDGAEFPQFLFCPRESADPAEPLVIKPEFEGLHDPDFLARIQQVSPAERHHATFAVGLEYGNSTVGHATFNIVFLREHNRIAAELAAAYPDWDDERLFQTTRNVMIVLLLELVIEEYIKHIGAFEFPLTIPDFMADEAAWNRPGWIPIEFDLLYRWHSMVPDTFELGAARLGPRDILDNNPLIIEHGVAELITAWSGQRAGRFGLHNTPLFLNRRLVADLPSVTEATTRLARKARLRPYNDYREDFGLPRLTDFAQLTADRRLQATLAEMYGSIDELEWYVGIWAEDYPAENMMGELMMVMVGYDAFTQALTNPLLSRQVFTEETFSPVGWRIIHETEMRRDAGILQQIVGRNADGPVRARFRC from the coding sequence ATGTTTGCCAGTTCATTGCTCGGTATCCAGGATATTCCGCAGAAGGCGCTCCGCCGAATTCTCGCGCGCCGCTCGGCGTCCCCGCGCGGGTCGGCCCTGCGACAGCGCGCGATCGTGGCCGCCTGCCGGATTCCCCGGGTCCGATCGGCTGCGAGCAAGGCGTTGATCACCTACTACGCCACCGCGACCGCGCCGCGGCCACGGCCGTTGTCGATGGTCGGCGACTACGCCAGTTGGGTCAGTCTGACCGACCGCAGCTATTCGTCCCGGCATCTGCCGCCGGCCCCGGACAATGTAACGCTTCCCCCGGAATCGACGGTCGATGCATTGTTCGAGCGCACCGAGTTCGCGCCATCGACCGACACCAGTGTGACCTTCATGTTCTTTGCGCAATGGTTTACCGACAGTTTCCTGAGAACCGATCGGAGCGATTTTCGAAAGAATACTTCGAATCACGGCATCGATTTCTGCCAAATCTACGGTCTGAACGAGACGAAGACCCGGATGTTGCGGGCCGGCGTCGGCGGCCGACTGAAGAGTCAACTGATCGACGGGGCGGAGTTCCCGCAGTTTCTGTTCTGTCCGCGCGAGTCGGCCGATCCGGCCGAGCCGCTGGTGATCAAGCCGGAGTTCGAGGGACTGCACGATCCGGATTTCCTCGCCCGGATCCAGCAGGTCTCGCCGGCCGAGCGGCACCACGCCACGTTCGCCGTCGGCTTGGAGTACGGCAACTCCACCGTCGGACACGCCACGTTCAACATCGTGTTCCTGCGCGAGCACAACCGGATCGCGGCCGAACTGGCCGCCGCCTATCCGGATTGGGACGACGAGCGACTGTTCCAGACCACCCGCAACGTGATGATCGTGTTGCTGCTCGAGCTGGTGATCGAGGAGTACATCAAGCACATCGGCGCGTTCGAGTTCCCGCTCACCATCCCGGATTTCATGGCCGACGAGGCAGCGTGGAACCGGCCCGGCTGGATTCCGATCGAGTTCGATCTGCTCTACCGCTGGCACTCGATGGTGCCCGACACCTTCGAGCTCGGCGCCGCGCGACTGGGCCCGCGCGACATCCTGGACAACAACCCGTTGATCATCGAGCACGGGGTGGCCGAGCTGATAACTGCCTGGTCGGGGCAGCGGGCCGGCCGGTTCGGCCTGCACAACACGCCGTTGTTCTTGAACCGGCGGCTGGTCGCCGACCTGCCGTCGGTCACCGAGGCCACCACGAGGTTGGCGCGCAAAGCCCGGTTGCGGCCCTACAACGACTACCGGGAGGACTTCGGACTGCCGCGATTGACCGACTTCGCCCAGCTCACCGCGGACCGCCGGCTGCAGGCAACCTTGGCCGAGATGTACGGCAGCATCGACGAACTCGAGTGGTATGTGGGGATCTGGGCGGAGGACTACCCGGCGGAGAACATGATGGGCGAGCTGATGATGGTGATGGTCGGGTACGACGCTTTCACCCAGGCGCTGACCAACCCGCTGTTGTCCCGGCAGGTGTTCACCGAGGAGACGTTCTCCCCGGTCGGTTGGCGAATCATCCACGAGACCGAGATGCGCCGCGACGCCGGAATCCTGCAGCAGATCGTCGGCCGCAACGCCGACGGCCCGGTGCGGGCGCGGTTCCGCTGTTGA
- the cas7g gene encoding type I-G CRISPR-associated RAMP protein Csb1/Cas7g encodes MPLSFERLLDYVGEFAGIRSRSRLEPLAGPGSKIFPPTYGVADNASTKYAVEARVVRGPAGETVVAESVVLNSVAAQAHELSAALLEAAETEQVAIPLIGVDFTEVEGLAEFGMITDLQSPHRVYDAIHRDSLDGDVPFRFGPIGRAITDATVGKATALFVHSPSALLFGAWDSTGPKGGRGTKFERAITSEIVANGIARGVRTSSRLDPLGVEKVADIYRTPAGEWTLDPAQADAKTKSKPLRPSEINHGNVAPSIDERAGGVTAAEIEATTVLSLIHLRRLRFPVDAAGTALTGARRQQAETAARATLAALGLAATALAFEAGFDLRSRCVLAPTTEQTFEAVGRSGAVEEFTLGGAEGLALVTEAAAAAAAAGLSWRAGVHSLTPTPRLVDLVRRSKAAAVAETAVAD; translated from the coding sequence ATGCCCCTGAGCTTCGAAAGACTGCTCGACTACGTCGGCGAGTTCGCCGGGATCCGCTCGCGTTCGCGGCTGGAGCCGCTCGCCGGTCCGGGCTCGAAGATCTTTCCGCCGACATACGGCGTCGCCGATAACGCGAGTACCAAGTACGCGGTGGAGGCTCGGGTGGTTCGCGGTCCGGCCGGCGAAACTGTCGTTGCCGAGTCGGTGGTGCTGAATTCGGTTGCGGCGCAGGCACACGAGCTGTCCGCGGCGTTGCTGGAGGCGGCCGAGACCGAGCAGGTCGCGATCCCGTTGATCGGGGTCGACTTCACCGAGGTCGAGGGATTGGCCGAGTTCGGCATGATCACCGATCTGCAGAGCCCGCATCGGGTCTACGACGCGATCCACCGGGACTCGCTCGACGGTGACGTGCCGTTTCGGTTCGGGCCGATCGGCCGGGCGATCACCGACGCCACGGTCGGCAAAGCCACCGCGTTGTTCGTCCATTCGCCCTCGGCGCTGCTGTTCGGCGCGTGGGACTCGACCGGCCCGAAAGGCGGCCGGGGCACCAAGTTCGAGCGGGCGATCACCAGTGAGATCGTCGCCAACGGGATTGCCCGGGGCGTGCGGACGTCGTCGCGGCTCGACCCGCTCGGGGTGGAAAAGGTCGCCGACATCTATCGCACGCCAGCCGGCGAGTGGACCCTGGATCCTGCTCAGGCGGATGCCAAGACCAAATCGAAACCGTTGCGTCCGTCGGAGATCAACCACGGCAACGTCGCACCGTCGATCGACGAGCGAGCGGGCGGCGTCACCGCTGCCGAGATCGAGGCCACGACGGTGCTCTCGCTGATTCACCTGCGCCGGTTGCGCTTTCCGGTCGACGCCGCGGGTACCGCGCTTACCGGCGCGCGCCGGCAGCAAGCCGAGACCGCGGCGCGGGCCACGCTGGCCGCGCTCGGTCTGGCTGCGACCGCGCTGGCCTTCGAGGCCGGCTTCGACCTGCGTTCCCGGTGTGTGCTGGCGCCGACGACCGAGCAGACCTTCGAGGCGGTCGGCCGCTCCGGTGCGGTGGAGGAGTTCACCCTCGGTGGCGCCGAAGGCTTGGCGCTGGTCACCGAGGCCGCTGCGGCGGCCGCGGCGGCCGGACTGTCCTGGCGGGCCGGTGTGCATTCGCTGACCCCGACACCTCGGCTGGTCGATCTGGTTCGACGCAGCAAGGCGGCGGCGGTCGCGGAGACCGCTGTGGCGGACTGA
- a CDS encoding ATP-binding protein: MAQPWSTVERQHHLAEIRSVLATEHPTCGVLLTGPAGVGKTTLARAATGALPGAVAWVAGTESAQGIPLGVFAHLVRPSTTRDPVTLMAAARESLVVASNLVLCVDDAHLLDRLSATLLLQLATDRAAQIVAVVRSGEAVPAAVTALWKDGHLTRIELDPFSREQSVELIESTLGGQLEALSADLIWQASGGNALYLRHLVDGALDSGALRSANGVWQLRGRAAITTELDALLAERIGKLAAAVVRVLQIVALCEPIDLDLLAELATDEALDDAERAGLIQITPLHAQPAVRLAHPLFGEVARRRLGSASARRLRGQLVAALQHRGARTAAERVRLAELALDSDHAVDPTLLDTAAADAIALANLPLAERLTRTTVARTGAFESSDMLARTLLWQGAADEVESIMAGFDPTELDPVQLVRWGLTRAANLHFAIGAADRADRILTLVRSRTTNPKLLGVLDGVASAFAFHENRLDDADAAAQRVFGTPALPWAIEWAAFGGGRTLAISGRGSQVPAIAERMHAVADRCDGLLRFPAALAEIQALTLMGEIGRADRLAAGYFGFAAGGHYLAWALASTLAATVEVAAGRFGAAVVRLEQTLAAFPDRGAASWNFPARILLIQTLSVLGRADRAEAVLDAAHARDGRHVAVFRPQLQIAQAWLAAARGTVRTAVELAQAAAVAARQSGQYAIEGEALNAAARFGDHTAASRLVELAGQIDGRLIGLHARHAAALAAGDGAELDRVATEYEQTGTLLCAADAAAQAAARFEATGNRRGLVDAAARANRLAAECGGIATPAVSAAAQPLPITPREREVANLVAARLTDREIAERLTLSVRTVENHVYQARTKLGVPDRESLAALILQKPQRRRG; encoded by the coding sequence ATGGCGCAGCCGTGGTCCACCGTCGAACGGCAGCACCACCTCGCCGAAATTCGTTCGGTCCTGGCCACCGAGCATCCCACCTGCGGCGTGCTGCTCACCGGGCCGGCCGGCGTGGGAAAGACGACCTTGGCCCGCGCGGCGACCGGCGCACTGCCCGGCGCGGTGGCCTGGGTCGCCGGCACCGAATCGGCACAAGGGATCCCGCTGGGCGTCTTCGCCCATCTGGTCCGCCCGTCCACCACCCGCGACCCGGTGACCCTGATGGCTGCAGCTCGGGAGTCGCTGGTCGTCGCGAGCAATCTGGTGCTGTGCGTGGACGACGCGCACTTGCTGGACCGGTTGTCGGCGACCCTGCTGCTCCAGCTGGCAACCGATCGCGCGGCACAGATCGTCGCCGTGGTGCGCAGCGGTGAAGCGGTCCCGGCTGCGGTCACCGCACTCTGGAAGGACGGCCATCTCACCCGGATCGAGCTCGACCCGTTCAGCCGGGAGCAAAGCGTCGAGCTGATCGAATCGACGCTCGGCGGGCAGCTGGAGGCACTCAGCGCCGACCTGATCTGGCAGGCCTCGGGCGGGAACGCGCTGTACCTGCGACATCTGGTCGACGGTGCGCTGGACAGCGGTGCGCTGCGGTCGGCGAACGGAGTGTGGCAGCTACGCGGCCGCGCGGCGATCACCACCGAACTCGACGCCCTGCTGGCGGAGCGGATCGGCAAACTCGCCGCAGCGGTGGTGCGGGTGCTGCAGATCGTGGCGCTGTGCGAGCCGATCGATCTCGACCTGCTCGCCGAGCTGGCCACCGACGAGGCACTCGACGACGCCGAGCGAGCCGGACTGATCCAGATCACCCCGCTGCATGCGCAACCGGCGGTCCGTCTGGCGCACCCGCTGTTCGGCGAGGTGGCTCGGCGCCGGCTGGGCAGCGCCTCGGCCCGCCGCCTGCGCGGCCAACTGGTGGCGGCGCTCCAGCATCGCGGGGCGCGGACTGCGGCGGAGCGGGTGCGCCTGGCCGAACTTGCTTTGGACAGCGACCACGCCGTGGACCCGACGCTGCTCGACACCGCCGCCGCCGACGCCATCGCGCTGGCGAATCTGCCGCTGGCCGAACGCCTGACCCGGACGACGGTCGCCCGGACCGGGGCATTCGAGTCGTCGGACATGTTGGCCCGGACGTTGCTCTGGCAGGGCGCAGCGGACGAGGTCGAGTCGATCATGGCCGGCTTCGACCCGACCGAGCTCGATCCGGTGCAGCTGGTCCGGTGGGGCCTCACCCGTGCCGCGAACCTGCATTTCGCGATCGGCGCCGCGGACCGGGCCGACCGGATTCTGACGCTGGTGCGCTCGCGGACGACGAACCCGAAACTGCTCGGCGTGCTCGACGGCGTGGCGTCGGCGTTCGCCTTCCACGAGAATCGGCTCGACGATGCCGACGCCGCGGCCCAGCGGGTATTCGGCACGCCGGCACTACCCTGGGCGATCGAGTGGGCGGCGTTCGGCGGTGGTCGCACCCTGGCGATCAGCGGCCGCGGATCACAGGTTCCGGCGATCGCCGAGCGAATGCACGCCGTCGCGGACCGATGCGACGGGCTGCTGCGTTTTCCGGCGGCGCTGGCCGAAATCCAGGCACTCACCCTGATGGGCGAGATCGGCCGGGCGGACCGGCTCGCCGCCGGCTATTTCGGTTTCGCCGCGGGCGGACATTATCTGGCCTGGGCGCTGGCCAGCACACTCGCGGCGACGGTCGAGGTGGCCGCAGGTCGGTTCGGCGCGGCGGTCGTCCGACTGGAGCAGACGCTGGCCGCATTTCCCGATCGAGGCGCGGCCAGCTGGAACTTTCCCGCACGAATCCTGTTGATCCAGACGCTGTCCGTGCTCGGTCGAGCGGATCGGGCCGAGGCGGTGCTGGATGCTGCGCACGCCCGGGACGGCCGGCACGTCGCGGTGTTCCGACCGCAGCTGCAGATCGCGCAGGCCTGGCTCGCCGCGGCCCGGGGAACCGTCCGAACCGCCGTCGAGCTGGCCCAGGCGGCCGCCGTGGCAGCACGGCAATCCGGCCAGTACGCCATCGAAGGCGAGGCCTTGAACGCCGCCGCCCGATTCGGCGATCACACTGCGGCATCCCGACTGGTCGAGCTGGCCGGGCAGATCGACGGGCGGTTGATCGGCCTGCACGCGCGGCATGCTGCGGCGCTCGCCGCCGGCGACGGTGCCGAACTGGATCGGGTCGCGACCGAGTACGAACAGACCGGAACGCTGCTCTGCGCGGCCGACGCCGCGGCGCAGGCGGCCGCTCGGTTCGAGGCCACCGGAAACCGCCGGGGGCTGGTGGACGCCGCCGCGCGCGCCAACCGAC
- the csb2 gene encoding type I-G CRISPR-associated protein Csb2, protein MGGRYRASDFEDRAAPEWPPHPARLFYAAVAAVHGAGGDPAEIELLEWWESLAPPTIQCSDLADSAGVRPARAVDHYVRGNYARSWTTDLHGQWDKLLERAAKLDQLSREQVPEKRIRSAQRDLDKAWDKLRADTARATAAGTGTTAAVLDSVLEVLPDNRDRQARQFPSVTPDDPVIRYGWDAPVDPQRVVELDGILGRIARLGHSASLVTCRVVPEAVQPVWIPGSDGSEGRTFRTVTRGVHEALVEEYARHGGVLDRNMPAVMTDYRRAGRPAPVTATATGVGAGEWIVLPLPSRVGIPPTRVVDVARAVRSALMSYADEPVGSFLSGHRDRAVPDERTGPATEPHLSVLSLPDVSHVHSSGQIRAVALALPLDAADADVAQTLAALRAWGDTGYRLLLPGGSAYTLEPAVRDRAGADPTVGRVASRSFWARTAQAWSSVTPVALDRHPKVNRRADFDTQNAALFPLVSTLCLRAGLPAPIEISASSVPVWPSVPPVAGGPGVGRPGRPVSPQYRVGHDPRRRRYTVHLSIRFAEPVTGPLVLGAGRYFGYGLMLPTPGVAADR, encoded by the coding sequence TTGGGCGGGCGCTACCGGGCAAGCGATTTCGAGGACCGGGCCGCCCCGGAGTGGCCGCCGCATCCGGCCCGACTGTTCTATGCCGCGGTCGCTGCGGTGCACGGTGCGGGCGGCGATCCGGCCGAAATCGAGCTGCTCGAATGGTGGGAATCGTTGGCCCCGCCGACAATCCAGTGCTCCGATCTCGCCGACAGCGCGGGGGTCCGGCCGGCCCGGGCGGTGGACCACTACGTGCGGGGCAACTATGCCCGGTCCTGGACCACCGACCTGCACGGACAATGGGACAAGTTGCTCGAACGGGCGGCCAAGCTGGATCAGCTGTCTCGGGAGCAGGTGCCGGAGAAGCGAATTCGGTCCGCACAGCGCGACCTGGACAAGGCGTGGGACAAGCTGCGGGCGGACACCGCCCGGGCCACCGCGGCCGGCACCGGGACGACCGCCGCGGTGCTCGACTCCGTGCTGGAGGTGCTGCCGGACAATCGGGACCGACAAGCCCGGCAATTTCCCTCGGTGACGCCCGACGATCCGGTGATCCGGTACGGGTGGGACGCCCCGGTCGATCCGCAGCGGGTGGTCGAGTTGGACGGCATCCTCGGCCGGATTGCTCGACTCGGCCACTCCGCATCGCTGGTCACCTGCCGGGTTGTGCCGGAAGCGGTTCAGCCGGTGTGGATTCCCGGCTCGGACGGATCGGAGGGACGTACCTTCCGCACGGTGACCCGCGGCGTCCACGAGGCACTGGTGGAGGAGTACGCACGGCACGGCGGGGTGCTCGACCGGAACATGCCGGCGGTGATGACCGACTATCGGCGGGCCGGCCGGCCCGCGCCGGTCACCGCGACCGCGACCGGTGTGGGTGCCGGTGAGTGGATCGTGCTGCCGCTGCCGTCGCGGGTCGGTATCCCGCCGACCCGAGTCGTCGACGTGGCCCGCGCGGTGCGCTCGGCGCTGATGTCGTACGCCGACGAGCCGGTCGGGTCCTTTCTGAGCGGACATCGCGATCGGGCCGTCCCCGATGAGCGCACCGGACCGGCGACCGAGCCGCACCTGAGCGTGCTGTCGTTGCCGGACGTGAGCCACGTCCATTCCAGCGGACAGATCCGGGCCGTCGCTTTGGCGCTGCCACTCGACGCGGCCGATGCGGATGTCGCACAGACGCTGGCGGCGCTACGGGCATGGGGTGACACCGGCTATCGGCTGCTGCTCCCCGGGGGTTCGGCGTACACCCTGGAACCGGCGGTTCGGGACCGCGCCGGTGCGGACCCCACCGTCGGGCGGGTGGCGTCGCGGAGCTTTTGGGCGCGGACCGCGCAGGCATGGTCGTCGGTGACTCCGGTGGCGCTGGACCGACATCCGAAAGTCAACCGGCGAGCCGACTTCGACACGCAGAACGCGGCGCTGTTTCCCCTGGTCAGCACGCTCTGTCTGCGGGCGGGCCTGCCCGCGCCGATCGAGATCTCGGCCTCGTCGGTGCCGGTGTGGCCCAGCGTTCCGCCGGTGGCGGGCGGCCCCGGCGTGGGGCGTCCCGGCCGCCCGGTATCCCCGCAGTACCGGGTCGGGCACGACCCGCGGCGGCGCCGCTACACCGTGCATCTGAGCATTCGATTCGCCGAGCCGGTCACCGGCCCGCTGGTGCTCGGCGCCGGACGCTACTTCGGCTATGGGCTGATGTTGCCGACGCCGGGCGTGGCGGCCGATCGATGA